A region from the Chloroflexota bacterium genome encodes:
- a CDS encoding transcription termination factor Rho, with protein sequence MNIAELETRTRDELVDMAKQQGIEGYSGLKKQDLIMRLVQAQAEQQGYLFVSGILDIVSEGYGFLRQDSLLPGPNDIYISNSQIRRFSLRSGDTVSGQGRPPKEGEKYCSLIRVEALNGIDPEQSKSRPHFNSLTPTFPDKMFNLETDPRYLSTRLINLISPIGRGQRGLIVSPPKAGKTVLLKHIANAITTNYTEPHLMVCLIGERPEEVTDMKRSVKAEVVAATFDELAENHTRVAELALERAKRLVEIGKDVVILLDGITRLTRAYNLAMPPSGRTLSGGIDSVALYPPKRFFGAARNTEEGGSLTIIATCLVDTGSRMDELIYEEFKGTGNMELHLDRRLAEKRVFPAMDILHSGTRREELLLDETTLKQVWLLRRIVNMLAEDSSNNTEATERLLDRLAKTQTNAEFLATLSKDI encoded by the coding sequence ATGAACATCGCTGAACTGGAAACTAGAACTCGAGATGAACTGGTCGATATGGCGAAGCAACAGGGAATCGAAGGCTACAGTGGGCTTAAGAAACAAGACCTTATCATGCGGCTTGTCCAGGCACAGGCTGAACAGCAGGGCTACCTGTTCGTCAGCGGTATCCTAGACATTGTGAGTGAGGGCTACGGCTTCCTGCGCCAGGATAGCCTACTCCCCGGACCAAACGACATCTATATCTCCAACTCCCAGATTCGCCGCTTTAGCCTAAGATCTGGTGACACTGTATCCGGGCAGGGCAGGCCCCCTAAAGAGGGGGAGAAATACTGTAGTCTAATACGCGTCGAAGCACTTAATGGGATTGACCCGGAGCAATCTAAGAGCCGACCTCATTTCAACTCTCTGACACCGACTTTCCCCGACAAGATGTTTAACTTAGAGACTGACCCCCGCTACTTATCGACGCGGCTCATCAACTTGATATCTCCCATCGGCAGAGGTCAACGCGGGCTTATTGTATCGCCACCAAAAGCTGGCAAGACTGTGCTTCTTAAGCACATAGCCAATGCCATCACCACCAACTACACCGAACCTCACCTCATGGTCTGCCTCATCGGCGAAAGACCCGAGGAAGTTACTGACATGAAACGCTCGGTGAAAGCCGAAGTTGTTGCCGCTACCTTTGATGAGCTAGCGGAAAACCATACACGGGTAGCCGAATTAGCTCTGGAGCGAGCCAAGAGGCTGGTGGAAATAGGCAAGGATGTAGTAATCCTGCTTGATGGCATTACCCGGCTAACTCGCGCCTATAATCTGGCAATGCCCCCGAGCGGACGCACTCTATCCGGAGGTATTGATTCGGTAGCCCTTTATCCACCAAAGCGCTTCTTTGGTGCAGCCCGTAATACTGAAGAAGGAGGCAGCTTAACCATCATCGCCACTTGCCTCGTCGACACCGGCAGTCGCATGGACGAGCTGATTTACGAGGAATTTAAGGGCACTGGCAATATGGAATTGCATCTCGACCGCCGCTTGGCTGAAAAAAGAGTTTTCCCAGCTATGGATATCCTGCACAGCGGTACCCGCCGTGAGGAGCTGCTGCTTGATGAGACCACGTTGAAACAAGTCTGGTTGCTCCGGCGGATAGTCAATATGTTAGCTGAAGACTCGTCGAACAACACCGAAGCCACCGAAAGGCTTCTCGACCGCCTAGCCAAAACGCAAACCAATGCAGAGTTTCTGGCAACTCTATCTAAAGATATATAA
- the fsa gene encoding fructose-6-phosphate aldolase — protein sequence MQLFLDTANIEHIRHGVRMGVITGVTTNPSLISKEGKIDYKCHVQEICSIVPGPVSTEVINQNAAGMVTEARQIASWAKNVVVKIPASLEGVEATYQLTKEGVKVNFTLCFSVNQALLAAAAGATFVSPFVGRLDDIGENGMRLVKEIVAVYKNYADSVKTQVIAASIRHPQHCIEAAQAGAQIATVPYQVLMQMIQHPLTDIGIRRFLEDWNKVMGPAAATKG from the coding sequence ATGCAACTTTTTCTAGATACAGCCAACATTGAACACATCCGCCACGGGGTCAGGATGGGGGTAATTACCGGCGTGACCACCAACCCCAGCCTGATATCCAAAGAGGGCAAGATAGATTATAAATGCCATGTCCAGGAAATCTGTTCTATCGTCCCTGGCCCAGTATCAACCGAGGTGATAAACCAGAACGCCGCAGGAATGGTCACCGAAGCCAGGCAAATCGCCTCCTGGGCAAAAAATGTGGTGGTGAAAATACCAGCCAGCTTAGAAGGTGTTGAAGCTACCTATCAACTAACCAAGGAGGGAGTGAAGGTGAACTTCACCCTTTGTTTTTCTGTGAATCAAGCGCTTCTGGCTGCTGCAGCCGGCGCCACCTTTGTCAGTCCTTTCGTCGGCAGGCTTGATGACATCGGCGAAAATGGCATGAGGCTGGTAAAGGAGATTGTCGCAGTGTACAAGAATTATGCTGATTCTGTTAAGACACAGGTAATCGCCGCCAGTATCAGGCATCCGCAGCATTGCATCGAGGCAGCTCAAGCTGGCGCCCAAATAGCTACCGTTCCGTACCAAGTGCTAATGCAGATGATTCAACACCCACTGACCGATATCGGCATAAGACGATTCCTGGAAGACTGGAACAAAGTAATGGGACCTGCTGCAGCTACTAAGGGCTAG
- a CDS encoding CTP synthase: MSKYIFVTGGVVSSVGKGITVASIGRILKSRAISVSVQKLDPYLNVDPGTMSPYQHGEVFVTQDGAETDLDLGHYERFIDVDLTSASNVTSGQIYSAVIAGERRGDYLGGTIQVIPHVTNEIKRRIREVAQLSDAEVVTVEVGGTVGDIEGLPFLEAIRQMRNEEGRDNVLYVHVTFLPHIATTNELKTKPTQHSVNELRRIGIQPDIILCRSDYEIPQNLKDKISLFCDVDKEAVIPLVTAETIYEVPLILEEAGLSDLIINRLGLEAKDIDLTEWREMVAKLKVPKEPITIALVGKYVELQDAYYSVREALCHAGLHHNRQISILWVQSEDLQSNGNINLLKSAQGIIIPGGFGYRGIEGMVTAANYARQSNIPYLGLCLGMQVMVIEFGRYALSSKQVNSTEFDSDTPYPVIDLLPEQHKITDMGGTMRLGTYPCHLVPMTQAARAYGETVVYERHRHRFEFNNRFREPLEQKGLIPSGLSPDNQLVEIVEVKDHPWMVACQFHPEFKSRPNRPHPLFDSFVGAAKETLVEGAQVTLPLA, translated from the coding sequence ATGAGCAAGTATATCTTCGTCACCGGCGGCGTAGTCAGCTCAGTAGGCAAAGGAATCACTGTCGCCTCCATCGGTAGAATCTTGAAAAGTCGCGCTATCTCAGTCTCGGTACAAAAGCTAGACCCGTATCTTAATGTTGATCCGGGAACTATGTCCCCATATCAGCACGGTGAGGTTTTCGTTACCCAGGATGGTGCCGAGACAGACCTTGACTTGGGGCACTACGAGAGATTTATCGACGTCGATTTGACTTCCGCTTCCAATGTTACCTCAGGTCAGATTTACTCGGCGGTTATCGCTGGGGAAAGACGAGGTGATTATCTTGGTGGCACTATCCAAGTGATACCACATGTCACCAACGAGATAAAGCGGAGAATAAGGGAAGTAGCCCAGCTCTCAGACGCTGAGGTGGTTACCGTTGAGGTTGGTGGTACTGTAGGCGACATCGAAGGCCTGCCATTTCTGGAAGCCATCCGCCAGATGCGAAATGAAGAAGGCAGGGACAATGTCCTCTACGTTCATGTTACTTTCCTGCCACACATCGCCACCACCAACGAACTTAAGACCAAACCTACTCAACACAGTGTCAACGAGTTAAGACGAATCGGCATCCAGCCAGACATCATTCTGTGCCGGTCAGATTATGAGATTCCTCAAAATTTGAAAGACAAGATATCGCTGTTCTGTGATGTGGACAAAGAAGCGGTCATACCCCTGGTTACCGCCGAAACCATCTACGAGGTGCCACTGATACTAGAGGAGGCTGGTCTGAGTGATTTAATTATTAACCGCCTGGGACTTGAAGCTAAAGATATTGATCTTACGGAATGGCGAGAGATGGTGGCCAAGCTAAAAGTTCCTAAAGAGCCAATAACCATAGCCCTTGTGGGCAAGTATGTAGAGCTTCAGGACGCTTACTATTCTGTGCGAGAAGCCCTGTGTCATGCTGGACTGCACCACAACCGGCAGATAAGCATCTTGTGGGTTCAATCCGAAGACTTGCAGTCCAACGGCAATATAAACCTACTGAAGTCAGCCCAGGGCATTATCATCCCGGGCGGCTTCGGTTACCGCGGCATAGAAGGCATGGTAACTGCGGCTAATTATGCCCGCCAGAGCAATATCCCCTATCTAGGCTTATGTTTGGGCATGCAGGTCATGGTTATTGAATTCGGGCGCTATGCTTTAAGCAGCAAACAGGTCAACTCTACTGAATTTGACTCCGATACCCCATATCCGGTAATAGACCTGCTGCCAGAACAACATAAAATCACCGACATGGGCGGCACTATGAGGCTAGGTACCTATCCATGCCACTTAGTTCCCATGACACAAGCAGCCAGAGCTTACGGAGAAACCGTAGTCTACGAGCGCCACCGTCACCGATTTGAGTTCAACAACCGCTTCCGCGAGCCTCTGGAGCAGAAAGGGCTTATCCCCAGCGGGCTATCCCCAGATAATCAACTGGTTGAGATAGTTGAAGTCAAAGACCACCCCTGGATGGTGGCTTGCCAGTTTCACCCTGAATTCAAGTCACGCCCCAATCGTCCACACCCGCTGTTTGACAGCTTCGTAGGGGCCGCCAAGGAGACTTTGGTTGAAGGCGCTCAAGTGACACTACCGCTAGCATGA